One stretch of Schlesneria sp. DSM 10557 DNA includes these proteins:
- a CDS encoding lactate racemase domain-containing protein, with amino-acid sequence MPESIPSLSPFQVREWFNALPKDDFVGQRVLLIVPDATRTAPLPLLFDALFREVRPHCQSLDVLVALGTHPPMSDSQIARLLGIDDDERRRLFYQLQAFNHEWDRPERLLTLGTLTKQETEELSGGLLSLEVPVQINSRIKDYDLLLVLGPVFPHEVVGFSGGNKYFFPGIGGPEILNFFHWLGALITNAGIIGVKDTPVRRVVDAAASMIPQTRRAITFVVSSDNSLHGLYYGTPESAWSNAADLSSQVHIKRYDRPFKQVLSCAPPMYDELWVAGKCMYKMEPVVADGGELIIYAPHLHEISVTHGKLIEQVGYHVRDYFTKQWDRFKDYPWGVLAHSTHVRGGGTYENGVETPRVQVTLASGIPEETCRRINLGYRDPKTIDVESFANREDEGVLLVRKSGEYLYRLNQ; translated from the coding sequence ATGCCAGAATCCATCCCTTCGCTTTCGCCATTTCAGGTCCGTGAGTGGTTTAACGCCTTGCCGAAGGATGACTTTGTCGGTCAGCGAGTCCTGTTGATCGTCCCTGACGCCACTCGAACAGCGCCGCTGCCACTGTTGTTCGACGCCCTGTTTCGAGAGGTTCGTCCCCACTGTCAGTCGCTGGATGTGCTCGTCGCTCTGGGAACTCATCCCCCCATGTCCGACTCACAGATCGCACGTCTGCTCGGGATTGACGATGACGAGCGACGTCGGCTGTTCTATCAGTTGCAGGCCTTTAACCATGAATGGGACCGACCGGAACGGCTGCTGACGCTGGGGACGCTGACAAAGCAGGAAACCGAAGAACTTTCTGGAGGCTTGCTGTCGCTGGAAGTTCCAGTCCAGATCAATTCGCGGATTAAGGACTACGACCTGCTGCTGGTACTGGGGCCGGTTTTTCCGCACGAGGTGGTCGGGTTCTCGGGGGGGAATAAATACTTTTTCCCGGGAATCGGCGGACCGGAAATTCTGAACTTCTTCCACTGGCTGGGAGCCCTGATTACCAACGCAGGGATCATCGGGGTAAAGGATACACCAGTGCGCCGCGTTGTCGATGCTGCTGCGTCGATGATTCCCCAGACGCGACGGGCGATCACGTTTGTGGTCTCGTCTGACAACAGTCTGCATGGACTCTATTACGGGACTCCGGAGAGTGCATGGAGCAATGCGGCGGATCTCTCGAGCCAGGTTCACATCAAGCGCTACGATCGGCCGTTCAAACAGGTTCTCTCGTGTGCACCCCCGATGTACGACGAACTGTGGGTGGCCGGGAAATGCATGTACAAGATGGAACCGGTCGTGGCCGATGGGGGCGAATTGATTATCTATGCGCCGCATCTGCACGAAATCTCGGTGACGCATGGCAAGTTGATCGAACAGGTGGGCTACCACGTTCGCGACTACTTCACCAAGCAGTGGGATCGGTTCAAAGATTACCCCTGGGGTGTGCTGGCGCATTCGACTCATGTTCGTGGGGGCGGCACCTACGAAAACGGCGTTGAGACGCCGCGAGTTCAGGTCACACTGGCCAGCGGGATTCCGGAAGAGACCTGTCGCCGGATCAATCTTGGCTACCGTGATCCGAAGACAATTGATGTCGAGTCGTTCGCCAATCGGGAAGACGAGGGGGTTCTGCTCGTCCGGAAGTCGGGTGAGTACTTATACCGACTTAACCAATAG
- a CDS encoding DUF1559 domain-containing protein, with protein MIRRHVCASRPARQGFTLIELLVVIAIIAVLAALVLPAVQQAREAGRRAQCLNNLKQIVLAMHNYESAFRCFPSGFIQPGTGGGQIGTLPEPAIVDTVLNRQKMKTTVTQWYMAPEWGWHSFILSQMGEGTINIDFAQPKFGSNNVASPNEQYLRTTIQSYRCPSANSLPSSRPGSGMSQGWAYATYRGNMGAYDTSTAANNAPKVPNGMLYDGSSVRMGDVTDGTSNTIILGDSLYGFWADGFSCCVRVWDDPAHPDVWDAYWTATAANSAPLQFFSFGSGHNDLACFALVDGSSKVVSKKVDLNVFKAVSTRNGALRAYVSGVDIENVTDNW; from the coding sequence ATGATTCGTCGTCACGTTTGCGCCAGCCGGCCCGCACGACAGGGCTTTACGTTGATCGAACTGCTTGTCGTTATTGCGATTATTGCAGTTCTGGCCGCCTTGGTACTTCCCGCGGTACAACAGGCACGTGAAGCAGGACGGCGGGCGCAGTGCCTGAACAATCTCAAGCAGATTGTGCTCGCGATGCACAACTATGAAAGTGCCTTCCGGTGCTTCCCCTCGGGGTTCATTCAACCAGGGACGGGAGGGGGCCAGATTGGAACTCTGCCCGAACCGGCGATCGTCGATACGGTGCTGAATCGACAGAAAATGAAGACGACCGTCACGCAATGGTACATGGCTCCCGAATGGGGCTGGCACTCGTTCATCCTGTCGCAAATGGGTGAGGGAACGATCAATATCGACTTCGCTCAGCCCAAGTTCGGCTCTAACAATGTTGCGTCGCCGAATGAACAGTATCTGAGAACAACGATTCAGTCATACCGCTGCCCCAGTGCTAACTCGCTTCCCTCGTCCAGACCCGGCTCGGGAATGTCTCAGGGCTGGGCCTATGCCACCTACCGTGGAAATATGGGGGCCTACGACACCAGTACCGCAGCCAACAACGCCCCGAAGGTTCCGAATGGAATGCTCTACGATGGCAGTTCTGTGCGGATGGGGGACGTGACCGATGGTACGTCGAACACGATCATTCTCGGCGACAGCCTGTACGGTTTCTGGGCGGATGGCTTCAGTTGCTGCGTTCGTGTCTGGGACGATCCAGCACATCCCGATGTGTGGGATGCCTACTGGACAGCCACCGCAGCGAATTCAGCCCCTCTCCAGTTTTTCAGCTTTGGCAGCGGTCATAACGATCTGGCCTGCTTTGCACTCGTCGATGGTTCGTCGAAGGTCGTCTCCAAGAAGGTGGACCTGAATGTCTTTAAGGCCGTTTCCACGCGAAATGGTGCATTACGGGCATACGTCTCCGGAGTCGATATCGAAAACGTGACAGACAATTGGTGA
- a CDS encoding site-2 protease family protein, with protein MNDRLNWMHLSVSAGRLFSTHVRLSIWLAIVPLVVCPRYGFTLGMTFSGLLLLSVLLHEFAHVFTARWTGGRADEVLLTPVGGLAQVSPARGAFGMGLTAAAGPALNLLICLFAFPGWYAPQTLPSSLNPFVLPIGSLQAATIWQDIGLLLFTANWIGLLVNLLPVLPLDGGHILRAALLTRIAPEFVNRTAINIGIFVAMLILIGGASFDNSQVVLIGTFVLTMNLIQYFQLELAEALDAAGPSDDDLLDDAETLERSNTVSTRESLHGPLESWREQRRVRREQLEQTRQAQVEEELDSLLAKVHEHGLQSLSEQEKNSLKSCSDLLRERSKHGD; from the coding sequence ATGAACGACCGTCTGAATTGGATGCATCTATCGGTTTCCGCAGGGCGTCTGTTTTCGACCCATGTGCGGCTGAGTATCTGGCTGGCAATCGTCCCCCTGGTCGTCTGTCCGCGATATGGCTTCACGCTGGGGATGACGTTCTCGGGTTTGCTGCTGCTGAGCGTCCTTCTTCATGAATTTGCGCATGTCTTCACTGCTCGCTGGACCGGTGGGCGAGCCGATGAGGTATTGCTGACTCCCGTCGGTGGTCTCGCTCAAGTCAGCCCGGCGCGCGGGGCCTTCGGGATGGGACTCACTGCCGCGGCAGGACCTGCTCTCAACCTGCTGATCTGCCTGTTTGCCTTTCCAGGATGGTACGCACCACAGACATTGCCGTCGTCGCTGAATCCGTTTGTCTTGCCGATCGGCTCACTTCAGGCTGCAACCATCTGGCAGGACATCGGACTGCTCCTGTTCACGGCCAACTGGATTGGGCTTTTAGTCAATCTGCTTCCCGTCCTGCCCCTGGATGGCGGACACATCCTGCGTGCTGCACTGCTGACCCGGATCGCTCCTGAGTTCGTTAATCGGACCGCAATCAATATCGGAATCTTTGTAGCGATGCTGATTCTGATTGGGGGTGCCTCGTTCGATAACAGCCAGGTGGTGCTCATCGGTACCTTCGTCCTGACCATGAATCTCATCCAGTACTTCCAGCTGGAATTGGCTGAAGCACTGGATGCAGCGGGACCGAGTGATGATGACCTGCTGGATGATGCTGAGACGCTTGAACGATCGAATACGGTGTCGACTCGGGAATCTCTTCACGGCCCGCTGGAAAGCTGGCGCGAACAGCGACGAGTCAGACGCGAACAACTCGAGCAAACGCGGCAAGCACAAGTCGAAGAAGAACTGGACTCGCTACTCGCCAAAGTGCACGAACATGGATTGCAGTCGCTTTCCGAGCAAGAGAAAAATTCGCTCAAAAGCTGCAGTGACCTTCTGAGAGAACGGAGTAAACACGGCGACTGA
- a CDS encoding serine/threonine protein kinase: MYEPPSEQLVRQLTELQLCQPSDLRRARGRVKRLASDLPAFDSVWIDSLVQLRLLTPYQARQLEIGRGDSLRVGSFVTIDELGRSHRGCTLLVRRLDRRERCVIKRQLVEIECASELHREMTIAAGQMKGFAHPNLVVPNEVLPLEQKSVDLVCRYVPGLPLNQLLVRRGRFPATVVFEIGKQLLEGLSALHARSILHGDIRMSNIRLTDNGLAVLVNGAIQPVLHPFMTIHDDLTLDHYDGIAPELIGTGASRTVSTELYSLGCVLWQLLTGRPPIISADPLAKIAGHQTRTIDDVRVWAPDTPVALAESIRQLTDPDVEMRPRSFEEVLQHWGRAGSYSRSRLRQFKRLFDGAAPHFMGAPSSDRMSGIVWTAATVFALVGGVATFYENGLRNELLSIARNLESVASTTAAPTNGVHESIKEESVDSPKRTAVKGLLPLPAPSSDGIVLLTERGPYEASTRAAEGQLIIRGAAGVGAEIQIGNSPLTLSSSQVMLQHVTIRRSAISRSGADSLVAMVMVRCNQLSISNCEFLGRTEGSERDGEVGESVTAVAWKPASSRTLGTSSIMVDNSVFHGDGVSIVLAQTPQGVQVENTLKTGGGEFLALGPKSEGAAMRLELNHVTLRSSGPLLWMAGESARIAGLKPIEIQAKNSVFHLADMNSGLIVVDDDKIRKDSASSVVMNADESVVEPGTVLLTTFSPQENRYLPVDADEQFDGLVASEIKFRGEDVRSAEDAAIAPIQGPRTSEDARPGIEPARIGNSGG, from the coding sequence GTGTATGAGCCACCATCTGAACAACTGGTTCGACAACTGACAGAACTCCAGTTGTGTCAGCCCAGCGATCTTCGCCGGGCCCGCGGCCGCGTGAAACGACTGGCGTCGGACCTGCCGGCATTCGATTCCGTCTGGATTGACTCGCTGGTCCAACTACGCCTTTTGACTCCCTATCAGGCCCGCCAACTGGAAATCGGGCGAGGGGACTCGCTCCGCGTTGGCTCGTTTGTCACCATCGATGAGCTCGGACGAAGTCACCGAGGCTGCACACTGCTGGTTAGACGACTCGATCGACGAGAACGTTGTGTGATCAAGCGGCAGCTTGTGGAAATAGAGTGTGCTTCGGAACTTCATCGCGAGATGACGATCGCTGCCGGGCAGATGAAGGGGTTCGCGCATCCGAATCTCGTTGTTCCAAACGAAGTTCTGCCGCTCGAACAGAAATCGGTTGATCTGGTCTGCCGTTATGTTCCCGGACTGCCCCTGAACCAGCTACTTGTGCGCCGAGGTCGATTCCCCGCGACAGTCGTCTTCGAAATTGGCAAGCAACTGCTGGAAGGTCTTTCGGCTTTGCATGCCCGATCGATTCTTCACGGCGACATTCGGATGTCGAACATCCGGCTCACGGATAACGGTCTTGCGGTACTCGTCAACGGAGCCATCCAGCCGGTACTGCACCCGTTCATGACCATTCACGATGATCTGACGCTGGATCACTACGACGGAATTGCCCCCGAGTTGATCGGGACGGGGGCCTCCCGGACAGTCAGCACCGAACTCTACTCGCTGGGCTGCGTGCTGTGGCAGTTACTGACCGGTCGGCCGCCCATCATTTCCGCTGATCCGCTCGCCAAAATTGCGGGGCATCAGACGCGGACCATCGACGATGTGAGAGTCTGGGCACCTGATACTCCAGTGGCACTCGCTGAATCCATTCGTCAGTTGACCGATCCCGATGTGGAGATGCGTCCCCGCAGTTTCGAAGAGGTTCTGCAACATTGGGGACGCGCCGGTTCGTACAGTCGTTCCCGGTTGCGACAGTTCAAACGTCTGTTCGACGGTGCGGCTCCTCACTTCATGGGAGCTCCTTCGTCTGATCGGATGAGTGGCATTGTCTGGACTGCCGCAACGGTTTTCGCTCTGGTCGGTGGTGTCGCGACCTTCTACGAAAACGGTCTGCGAAACGAACTTCTGAGTATCGCCAGGAATCTGGAATCTGTTGCCTCGACGACGGCCGCACCAACGAACGGCGTTCATGAATCGATCAAGGAGGAATCGGTCGATTCACCGAAGCGGACTGCCGTGAAAGGACTGCTGCCGTTACCCGCCCCAAGTTCGGACGGCATCGTGCTGTTGACGGAGCGCGGACCCTACGAAGCGTCGACCCGAGCGGCAGAAGGACAACTCATCATCCGCGGGGCGGCTGGAGTGGGAGCAGAGATCCAGATTGGAAACTCGCCGTTGACCCTTTCGTCAAGTCAGGTCATGCTTCAGCACGTGACGATTCGGCGTTCCGCCATCAGTCGCTCTGGCGCGGACTCGCTGGTCGCCATGGTGATGGTGCGATGCAATCAGCTCAGCATCTCGAACTGTGAATTTCTCGGAAGGACGGAGGGATCGGAACGAGATGGTGAGGTTGGTGAGAGTGTTACTGCTGTCGCCTGGAAGCCTGCTTCGTCCCGAACCTTGGGCACCAGCTCGATCATGGTTGATAACTCGGTCTTTCACGGCGACGGTGTCTCGATCGTGCTGGCACAGACGCCGCAAGGGGTGCAGGTCGAGAATACACTGAAAACAGGTGGGGGAGAGTTCCTCGCACTCGGGCCCAAGAGTGAAGGTGCAGCAATGCGGCTGGAACTCAATCACGTAACGCTCAGGAGTTCCGGACCTCTGCTGTGGATGGCGGGTGAATCTGCACGGATTGCCGGGTTAAAACCGATTGAAATTCAGGCGAAGAATTCCGTGTTCCATCTGGCCGACATGAATTCAGGATTGATCGTCGTCGACGATGACAAGATCCGGAAGGATTCTGCCAGTTCGGTTGTGATGAACGCGGATGAATCGGTCGTCGAACCGGGGACAGTCCTGTTGACGACATTCAGCCCTCAAGAGAACCGGTATCTGCCGGTCGACGCCGATGAGCAGTTTGATGGCCTGGTCGCCAGTGAGATCAAGTTTCGAGGCGAAGATGTTCGAAGTGCGGAAGACGCAGCTATTGCACCGATTCAGGGACCGCGAACTTCGGAAGACGCACGACCCGGAATCGAACCGGCTCGTATCGGCAACTCCGGGGGCTGA
- a CDS encoding cyclase family protein → MKPALQVLRGTFCVCFLLVSGGGTPPLSAQSVTPKEEVTRFIDNSLLIAPEYPCTWPTYPFPRFQLNHQRTIGPDSAYNIDSIYVDGNTGTQLDVPPHSVTRPDLKGPKSGPLGLAFTEKIEAWQFGGEACVIDTRELLDQAPKGVSPLVTSEFVKRFESRHRHLRFGDVALFRSDYSDKYYRPFPEGTRFISDVIDRKAPGYPDPDPDCMEYLATRGVMTLGTDSASMGPLPTLAEPTHYAGLRHGMIWTESATNLGELPETGSFYIMMGPRHQGGPYSEGRAFTIAGGELPKRLIDSARNKRAIDISPVLAANLPVTHPGFGTGQHRQPYLKIDFLYAESLDLWHHGHLMDAMAGTHVVPPAFALPKAGSHPEYAPEVRGWLEEYEQRFGPRGTSDLTVEKIPLEWTCGPVRVIDVRSLVGSTDAKSWPASPKITAAVIQAEEQKSGPLKPGQVVLFYTGHLDRHFKPAPDDAGVWADPLAGKSEGWPVPDAETIVYLKKKGIRCVGTDAPDLGGVDPRQALMTYWALGSHEMVGVEFLYNLGQIPGDGYFLFAPLKIRDCHGGPGRAIVLH, encoded by the coding sequence ATGAAACCAGCGCTCCAGGTTCTTCGTGGTACTTTCTGTGTGTGTTTCCTCCTCGTATCGGGAGGAGGGACACCACCACTTTCGGCCCAGTCGGTCACCCCTAAGGAGGAAGTCACTCGATTTATCGATAACTCCCTCCTGATTGCCCCGGAATACCCCTGCACGTGGCCGACTTATCCTTTCCCCCGCTTCCAGTTGAACCACCAACGGACGATTGGCCCGGATTCGGCCTACAACATTGATTCGATCTACGTTGACGGCAACACCGGGACACAATTGGACGTTCCGCCCCATTCGGTCACACGTCCCGATTTGAAAGGGCCCAAGTCGGGGCCGCTGGGGCTGGCTTTTACGGAAAAAATCGAAGCCTGGCAGTTTGGTGGAGAAGCCTGTGTGATCGACACACGGGAACTCCTGGATCAAGCCCCCAAGGGGGTCAGTCCTCTGGTGACATCCGAGTTCGTCAAGCGATTTGAGTCGCGACACCGCCACCTGCGATTCGGCGATGTGGCTCTGTTCCGAAGCGATTACTCTGATAAGTACTACCGCCCGTTCCCGGAAGGAACGCGGTTTATTTCGGATGTGATTGACCGAAAGGCCCCGGGCTACCCGGACCCCGATCCGGATTGCATGGAATATCTGGCAACACGCGGTGTCATGACTCTGGGGACTGACAGTGCCAGCATGGGCCCCCTTCCAACTCTTGCCGAACCGACTCACTACGCCGGCCTGCGACACGGGATGATCTGGACGGAAAGTGCGACGAATCTGGGCGAACTGCCCGAAACGGGTTCCTTCTACATCATGATGGGTCCGCGTCATCAGGGAGGTCCCTACAGCGAAGGTCGCGCATTCACGATTGCAGGAGGCGAGTTGCCTAAACGGTTGATAGACTCGGCGAGGAACAAGCGAGCCATCGACATTTCGCCCGTGCTGGCAGCCAATCTTCCTGTCACCCATCCAGGCTTCGGCACCGGACAACATCGACAGCCATATCTGAAAATTGATTTTCTTTACGCTGAATCGCTCGACTTGTGGCACCATGGTCACCTGATGGATGCCATGGCCGGTACACACGTCGTGCCACCCGCCTTCGCCCTTCCCAAAGCTGGCTCTCATCCCGAGTATGCCCCCGAGGTTCGTGGTTGGCTGGAAGAGTACGAACAAAGATTTGGTCCTCGCGGCACCAGCGATTTAACGGTCGAAAAGATCCCTCTGGAATGGACTTGCGGGCCCGTTCGTGTCATCGACGTGCGGTCACTTGTCGGCTCAACTGACGCGAAGTCCTGGCCAGCAAGTCCGAAAATCACCGCAGCGGTCATCCAGGCGGAAGAGCAGAAGTCAGGTCCACTCAAGCCAGGACAGGTTGTGCTGTTCTACACCGGACATCTTGACCGGCACTTCAAACCTGCTCCAGACGATGCCGGTGTCTGGGCTGATCCGCTGGCCGGAAAAAGCGAAGGCTGGCCTGTTCCCGATGCTGAAACGATCGTCTATCTCAAAAAGAAAGGGATCCGCTGCGTCGGGACTGATGCACCTGATCTCGGAGGTGTCGACCCCCGTCAGGCCCTCATGACCTATTGGGCTCTGGGATCTCACGAAATGGTTGGTGTTGAGTTCCTGTACAATCTGGGTCAAATTCCTGGCGATGGCTACTTCCTGTTCGCCCCACTCAAGATTCGTGACTGTCACGGCGGGCCAGGCCGGGCCATCGTCCTGCACTGA
- a CDS encoding AAA family ATPase: MVAQALLQRLSDVTPRSIDWACEGLIPFGKLSLLTGEPGIGKSFLALHLAAMVTRGTGSVSGTPGSEGWHGEADHEYGSKRCFEKRPRSVVVLSAEDAADDTVLPRLAAAGGNTRCVYVLRGSEPGDSRCVSSTDESSLAAEDCPPATECREPRLFRLKQDLSRLEESLEELADAGEEIGLIVIDPIDRFLGPTDNRRDRVEVVSRLVELAHRTGAAVLVVTNVTAKTGSRIRCAAYHELMNAARSVLLAAEDLEHPGQRLLLPVKTNLTATPAGRAFVIDEGRLVWNSEPVALSSADYQHQMAVKLKNPLVREEVYEIQRVTRWLKDQLTPGRASSIWIRSNASYYDISYSTLRRAFKSLGCRAMKVKNQWFWSLPGQDGPACEELLEEPLVSPEGDLLGIYRESMPNWLREELAAEETKSGTEATQWSDSAPQQTTSPEFGGDEEDAHEDAHEGAQCLWPFSEDHSEATHHAVHGEEPAVSPSRDAGLEDVLVGSSADSGSSQRNQFLY; this comes from the coding sequence ATGGTGGCACAGGCACTTTTGCAAAGGTTGTCAGACGTGACGCCGAGGTCGATCGATTGGGCCTGCGAGGGGCTCATTCCGTTCGGCAAGCTGTCGCTGCTGACGGGTGAGCCGGGAATCGGTAAGAGTTTTCTGGCTCTGCACCTGGCCGCCATGGTGACACGGGGCACGGGTTCTGTGTCTGGAACTCCCGGCAGCGAGGGGTGGCACGGCGAAGCTGACCATGAGTACGGAAGCAAACGATGTTTCGAAAAGCGGCCCCGATCGGTGGTCGTGTTGTCGGCCGAGGATGCGGCGGACGATACCGTACTGCCGCGCCTGGCCGCCGCCGGGGGCAATACGCGGTGTGTGTATGTGCTGAGGGGGAGCGAACCGGGTGACAGCCGATGTGTCTCGTCGACGGACGAGTCGTCCCTTGCGGCTGAAGATTGTCCGCCGGCAACGGAGTGTCGTGAACCCCGCTTGTTTCGGCTGAAGCAGGATCTGTCGCGCCTGGAAGAGTCATTGGAAGAACTCGCCGATGCGGGGGAAGAGATCGGGTTAATCGTCATCGATCCGATTGATCGGTTCTTAGGGCCGACGGACAACAGGCGAGACCGCGTTGAGGTCGTGTCTCGGCTGGTGGAACTGGCTCATCGAACAGGTGCTGCGGTACTGGTGGTGACCAACGTCACTGCGAAAACAGGAAGTCGCATTCGATGTGCTGCCTATCACGAACTAATGAATGCCGCACGCTCTGTCCTGTTGGCGGCCGAGGACCTGGAACATCCAGGCCAGAGGCTTCTGCTCCCGGTGAAAACCAACCTCACGGCGACTCCCGCCGGACGGGCTTTCGTGATCGACGAAGGGAGGCTTGTCTGGAACAGCGAACCAGTTGCCCTCTCGAGTGCTGACTATCAGCATCAAATGGCTGTAAAACTGAAGAATCCGCTGGTCCGTGAAGAGGTTTACGAGATTCAGCGGGTGACACGATGGCTGAAGGATCAACTGACACCGGGACGCGCGTCGTCAATCTGGATCCGCAGCAACGCCAGCTACTACGACATCAGCTATTCCACGCTGCGGCGTGCTTTCAAGAGCCTGGGATGCCGGGCGATGAAAGTGAAAAATCAGTGGTTCTGGTCCCTGCCCGGCCAGGACGGACCCGCCTGTGAAGAATTGCTTGAGGAACCGCTGGTTTCACCTGAGGGAGATCTGCTGGGGATCTACCGGGAATCGATGCCCAACTGGTTGCGGGAAGAATTGGCAGCAGAGGAAACAAAGTCGGGAACGGAGGCTACGCAGTGGAGCGATTCTGCGCCGCAGCAGACGACCTCCCCAGAATTCGGGGGGGACGAGGAAGATGCTCATGAAGATGCCCACGAAGGTGCTCAATGCCTCTGGCCATTTTCCGAAGATCACAGTGAGGCTACTCACCACGCTGTTCATGGCGAGGAACCGGCCGTCAGCCCGTCGCGAGACGCGGGGCTGGAAGATGTTCTGGTTGGCAGTTCTGCAGATTCCGGCAGTTCGCAAAGAAATCAATTTTTGTATTGA
- a CDS encoding FHA domain-containing protein — protein MLGFLVPVGGGDPIPLLKPQLIVGRRPSCDIRLDFANVSSHHCRLEYINGYWRATDLSRNGTKVNGERIEERFLQSGDTLAFARHPFEIQYTPDPNGVPPTIEDVDPFEMSLLEKAGLDVGRSSKRKQPPQRPPSPSYPLPSPDAITPPTIRLTDSPARKTDDDQALEWLNES, from the coding sequence ATGTTGGGGTTTCTCGTTCCGGTTGGTGGTGGCGATCCGATTCCTCTGCTCAAGCCTCAATTGATTGTAGGCCGTCGTCCCAGCTGCGATATCCGGCTGGATTTTGCGAATGTCTCGTCCCATCATTGCCGTCTGGAATACATCAACGGCTACTGGCGGGCGACGGACCTCAGTCGTAACGGGACAAAGGTCAACGGCGAAAGGATCGAAGAGCGATTTCTCCAGTCCGGTGACACCCTGGCATTCGCTCGTCACCCATTCGAAATTCAGTACACTCCCGATCCGAACGGTGTTCCTCCGACGATCGAAGACGTCGATCCATTTGAGATGAGTCTGCTCGAAAAAGCCGGCCTGGATGTGGGACGGAGCAGCAAACGAAAACAACCCCCTCAGCGGCCTCCGTCTCCCTCGTATCCCCTGCCCAGTCCTGATGCCATCACGCCTCCGACCATTCGTCTGACAGATAGTCCCGCACGAAAAACGGACGATGATCAGGCGCTGGAGTGGCTGAACGAGTCGTGA
- the thiS gene encoding sulfur carrier protein ThiS: MLSILVNGEQQSVAPGLTVAELLASLKLNPRFLAVELNRRVVPRAEHSQTKIAAHDQIEIVTLVGGG, from the coding sequence ATGCTTTCGATTCTTGTGAATGGCGAACAACAGTCTGTTGCACCTGGTTTGACAGTTGCTGAGCTGCTGGCCAGTTTGAAGCTGAATCCCCGGTTTCTGGCGGTGGAATTGAATCGACGAGTTGTCCCGCGGGCCGAGCATAGCCAGACGAAAATTGCCGCTCATGATCAAATCGAAATAGTCACTCTTGTTGGTGGAGGCTGA
- a CDS encoding thiazole synthase → MTEQNGAPLRLGTHSLRSRLIVGTGKYETFELMRECLTISGADVITVAVRRERLVDASGRNILDFIDLSKYTILPNTAGCFTADDAVRTARLGREILLGLENPGASWVKLEVLADKKTLLPDPVATLEATRELVADGFEVLCYTSDDPIMARRLKEAGATAVMPAGSPIGSGQGVLNPNNIRICLEYLKADDPDYPVIVDAGVGTASDVAYAMELGCDGVLLNTAIASAQNPPQMAEAMRLACRAGHLAAGAGRIPRKLYATASSPESGLISSQK, encoded by the coding sequence ATGACAGAACAAAATGGTGCACCGCTGCGTCTGGGAACACACTCACTCCGGTCAAGGCTGATCGTCGGGACTGGCAAGTACGAGACCTTCGAACTGATGCGTGAGTGCCTGACGATCAGTGGGGCCGATGTAATTACCGTCGCCGTCCGACGTGAACGACTCGTGGATGCGTCCGGCCGGAATATCCTCGATTTCATCGACCTGTCGAAGTACACCATTCTGCCCAACACCGCAGGGTGCTTCACCGCAGACGACGCTGTCCGTACTGCCAGGCTCGGTCGTGAGATCCTGCTCGGACTCGAAAATCCGGGTGCGAGCTGGGTGAAGCTGGAAGTTCTGGCCGACAAGAAGACACTCTTGCCGGACCCGGTTGCAACCCTGGAAGCAACCAGGGAACTCGTCGCGGATGGGTTTGAGGTGCTGTGCTACACTTCAGATGACCCGATCATGGCGCGCCGTTTGAAAGAGGCGGGGGCCACTGCAGTGATGCCTGCAGGTAGTCCGATTGGAAGCGGTCAGGGAGTGCTGAACCCCAATAACATTCGCATCTGCCTGGAGTACTTGAAGGCGGATGACCCCGACTATCCTGTGATCGTTGATGCGGGGGTGGGAACCGCCAGTGATGTCGCTTATGCGATGGAACTTGGCTGTGATGGAGTGCTGTTGAACACGGCGATTGCGTCGGCGCAAAACCCACCGCAGATGGCGGAAGCGATGCGGCTCGCCTGCCGTGCGGGGCATCTTGCAGCCGGTGCAGGAAGGATTCCCCGCAAGCTGTATGCGACTGCAAGCAGTCCCGAATCGGGGCTGATCTCGAGTCAAAAATGA